One Phocaeicola dorei genomic region harbors:
- a CDS encoding PH domain-containing protein, with translation MNRIFHVKIAGGTYFLLILLTAVMVFAFWCMKAMIGLVVALGLIIIIERIIHSTYTLTADGKLVVYYGRFYKGKTIPLTDITDVELKRSSGFGGIMPSKYVLIHYEKKNLLSLVPVKPEEFINALVKRLEHRIEEE, from the coding sequence ATGAATCGAATTTTTCATGTGAAGATAGCAGGAGGTACTTATTTTCTCCTGATACTGCTGACAGCCGTCATGGTATTTGCTTTTTGGTGTATGAAGGCAATGATAGGATTGGTAGTAGCATTGGGTCTGATCATTATTATTGAACGTATTATCCATTCTACTTATACGCTGACTGCGGATGGAAAGTTAGTGGTGTATTATGGTCGTTTTTATAAAGGGAAGACCATTCCCTTGACTGACATTACGGATGTGGAGCTGAAACGAAGTTCCGGATTCGGTGGAATTATGCCTTCGAAATATGTATTGATACATTATGAGAAGAAAAATTTATTGTCATTGGTTCCTGTAAAGCCGGAAGAATTTATCAATGCGTTGGTGAAGCGGTTGGAGCATAGGATAGAGGAGGAATAA
- a CDS encoding PH domain-containing protein: protein MEKVFKTKRTRNWWIIIVGLVVLIIFLNVYLEKNWAFSALGGIIIPVLMFYSRSKTIYIVKDNGVLEIKPGWGNRICVDGIRKVSYNPNAIGMQKVKIEHAQGFVMINPDKPLEFVEALREVDPNLSVEGFEQIKTN, encoded by the coding sequence ATGGAGAAAGTATTTAAAACAAAAAGAACCCGTAACTGGTGGATCATTATAGTCGGTCTGGTTGTTCTGATTATTTTTCTGAATGTGTATTTGGAGAAAAATTGGGCTTTTTCGGCGCTTGGGGGAATTATTATTCCTGTGTTAATGTTTTATTCGCGGTCGAAAACTATTTATATTGTAAAAGACAATGGTGTTCTGGAAATCAAACCGGGATGGGGGAACAGAATATGTGTAGACGGAATCCGTAAAGTGTCTTATAATCCGAATGCAATAGGAATGCAAAAGGTGAAAATAGAGCATGCCCAAGGTTTTGTAATGATTAACCCTGATAAGCCTTTGGAATTTGTAGAAGCATTGAGAGAAGTAGATCCAAATCTGTCTGTTGAAGGCTTTGAACAGATAAAAACTAATTAA
- the lpdA gene encoding dihydrolipoyl dehydrogenase — protein MKYQIAIIGGGPAGYTAAEAAGKAGLSVVLFEKRSLGGVCLNEGCIPTKTLLYSAKVYDYAKHASKYAVNVPEASFDLGKIVARKSKVVRKLVLGIKAKLTAHQVNIVTGEAVIVDKNTIQCGGETYECENLLLCTGSETFIPPIPGVENVDYWTHRDALDNKEVPASLTIVGGGVIGMEFASFFTSLGVQVTVVEMLDEILGGMDKELSAMLRAEYAKKGIKFLLSTKVVGVSKEETGITVSYENADGTGTVTADKLLMSVGRRPVTKGFGLENLNLEWTERRCIKVDEHLQSSVPGVYVCGDLNGVSLLAHTAVREAEVAVHHITGKEDAMSYRAIPGVVYTNPEIAGVGMSEEALQAAGIPYRAVKLPMAYSGRFVAENEGVNGVCKVLTAEDGTVLGAHMLGNPASELIVLAGMAIEDGKTIEDWKRYVFPHPTVGEIFREL, from the coding sequence ATGAAATATCAAATTGCAATCATCGGTGGAGGTCCCGCAGGGTATACTGCTGCCGAAGCTGCCGGAAAGGCAGGACTGAGTGTTGTATTGTTCGAAAAAAGAAGTTTGGGCGGTGTATGCCTGAATGAGGGATGTATTCCTACCAAAACCTTGCTTTATTCGGCTAAAGTATATGATTATGCGAAACATGCTTCAAAGTATGCCGTGAATGTGCCTGAAGCTTCTTTTGATTTAGGAAAAATTGTGGCGCGTAAATCAAAGGTGGTTCGTAAACTGGTACTGGGTATCAAGGCAAAACTGACTGCGCATCAGGTAAATATAGTAACGGGAGAAGCTGTAATTGTAGATAAGAATACCATCCAATGTGGTGGGGAAACCTATGAATGTGAGAATTTGCTGCTGTGTACCGGCAGTGAAACATTTATTCCTCCTATTCCGGGAGTGGAAAATGTGGATTACTGGACGCACCGTGATGCACTGGATAATAAAGAAGTACCTGCTTCATTGACTATTGTCGGCGGTGGAGTGATCGGTATGGAATTTGCTTCTTTCTTTACCAGTTTGGGAGTACAGGTGACAGTTGTCGAAATGTTGGATGAGATCCTGGGTGGCATGGATAAAGAGCTGTCGGCTATGCTCCGGGCTGAATATGCCAAAAAAGGAATCAAGTTCCTGCTCAGTACGAAAGTAGTAGGGGTGTCCAAAGAGGAAACCGGTATTACTGTGTCATATGAAAATGCAGATGGAACAGGAACTGTTACAGCTGATAAGTTATTGATGAGTGTGGGCCGTCGTCCGGTGACAAAAGGTTTCGGATTGGAAAATCTGAATTTGGAATGGACGGAGCGCAGATGCATCAAAGTAGATGAACATTTGCAATCTTCTGTCCCCGGTGTCTATGTATGCGGTGATTTGAACGGAGTCTCTTTGTTGGCACATACCGCCGTGCGTGAAGCGGAAGTGGCTGTCCATCATATTACAGGTAAGGAAGATGCGATGAGTTATCGTGCCATACCGGGTGTGGTCTATACAAATCCCGAGATTGCCGGGGTAGGTATGAGCGAGGAAGCTTTGCAGGCCGCAGGTATTCCTTATCGAGCCGTTAAGTTGCCGATGGCTTACTCCGGGCGTTTTGTAGCCGAGAATGAAGGAGTGAACGGCGTCTGCAAAGTTTTGACAGCCGAAGACGGTACTGTATTGGGAGCGCACATGTTGGGTAATCCTGCTTCCGAGCTGATTGTATTGGCAGGTATGGCTATTGAGGATGGTAAGACCATAGAGGATTGGAAACGATATGTATTTCCTCATCCTACTGTGGGTGAGATATTCAGGGAACTATAA